A single region of the Austwickia chelonae genome encodes:
- a CDS encoding arginine repressor has translation MTVAQSRMARHARIVEILMRNAVRSQGELLELLSLDGYEVTQATLSRDLVEIGAVKVRRGKSLVYAVPGEGGDRTPRPAVETDEIDVRLKRLCEDLLVTATASANLVVLRTPPGAANYLASAIDRADPDEIIGTIAGDDTVLIVTVSAQGGQEVADRLLSLASGMS, from the coding sequence TTGACCGTCGCCCAGTCCCGTATGGCACGACACGCACGGATCGTGGAGATCCTGATGCGAAATGCGGTGCGGAGCCAAGGAGAACTTCTGGAGCTCCTGTCCCTTGACGGTTACGAAGTGACCCAGGCCACCTTGTCGCGGGACCTGGTGGAGATCGGTGCGGTGAAAGTGCGTCGGGGAAAGTCACTGGTTTACGCGGTTCCAGGGGAAGGCGGAGACCGCACCCCTCGACCTGCGGTGGAAACGGACGAGATTGATGTTCGCTTGAAAAGGCTCTGTGAGGACCTGTTGGTGACGGCCACGGCCTCGGCGAACCTGGTGGTTCTTCGTACCCCGCCCGGCGCGGCGAATTACTTGGCTTCTGCCATTGACCGTGCTGATCCGGACGAGATCATCGGCACGATCGCTGGTGACGACACGGTTCTGATCGTCACAGTTTCTGCTCAGGGTGGGCAGGAAGTTGCGGATCGACTGCTGTCCTTGGCCTCAGGTATGTCATGA
- the argH gene encoding argininosuccinate lyase, translating into MSELVNSGGAVSLWGGRFTGGPAEALAELSRSTHFDWRLAPYDLAGSRAHARVLRAAGLLDETTFATMIEGLNALGAEVASGAFLPTLGDEDVHTALERGLIERVGTEVGGRLRAGRSRNDQVATLFRMYLRDHARVCSGMLLNVVDALIAQAAAHPGVPMPGRTHLQHAQPVLLAHHLLAHAWALLRDVERWRDWDVRAAVSPYGSGALAGSSLGLDPDSVASDLGFTLACENSIDGTASRDFVAEFSFVSAMAAVDVSRFAEEVCLWATKEFGFITLDDAYSTGSSIMPQKKNPDVAELARGKAGRLIGDLAGLLATLKGLPLAYNRDLQEDKEPVFDAVDTLEMLLPAVAGMTSTLIFHSERLAELAPQGFSLATDVAEWLVRQGVAFRVAHEVAGACVRVCETRGIELWELTDGDLIAISPHLTPEVRSVLSVEGSLASRDSKGGTAPVRVAEQIARACTAAEQARCWTSEQVVVCD; encoded by the coding sequence ATGTCAGAACTTGTGAATTCAGGTGGCGCTGTGTCTTTGTGGGGAGGAAGGTTTACCGGCGGACCGGCGGAAGCTCTGGCCGAGTTGAGCCGGTCGACGCACTTTGACTGGCGGCTAGCTCCGTATGATTTGGCAGGGTCACGCGCACATGCTCGGGTTCTCCGTGCTGCTGGTCTGCTCGACGAAACTACGTTTGCGACGATGATCGAAGGGCTGAATGCTCTCGGAGCGGAGGTCGCATCGGGTGCTTTCCTCCCTACCTTGGGCGACGAAGACGTGCACACGGCGTTGGAACGTGGTCTGATCGAGCGAGTTGGCACTGAGGTGGGCGGCCGGCTCCGGGCAGGAAGATCTCGTAACGATCAGGTGGCTACGCTCTTCCGGATGTATCTGCGGGACCATGCACGGGTCTGTTCAGGGATGCTCTTGAACGTCGTAGATGCTTTGATCGCGCAGGCTGCGGCCCATCCGGGTGTTCCGATGCCAGGCCGGACACATCTTCAACATGCCCAGCCGGTGTTGTTGGCCCATCATCTGTTGGCTCATGCGTGGGCTCTGCTGCGTGATGTGGAACGTTGGCGTGATTGGGATGTCCGGGCAGCGGTCTCCCCGTATGGTTCTGGAGCACTCGCCGGTTCTTCACTCGGGTTGGACCCGGATTCGGTCGCCTCGGATCTGGGGTTTACCTTGGCTTGCGAGAACTCGATCGATGGCACGGCGAGTCGTGACTTTGTCGCTGAGTTCTCTTTTGTCTCAGCGATGGCCGCAGTGGACGTATCTCGCTTTGCGGAGGAAGTATGTCTTTGGGCTACGAAGGAGTTCGGTTTCATCACCTTGGATGATGCCTACTCGACTGGGTCAAGCATCATGCCTCAGAAGAAGAACCCCGATGTCGCTGAGTTGGCGCGTGGCAAAGCGGGTCGTTTGATTGGCGACCTAGCTGGGCTTTTGGCCACGTTGAAGGGGCTGCCGCTGGCTTACAACCGTGATTTGCAGGAAGACAAAGAGCCTGTCTTCGACGCAGTCGACACCTTAGAAATGTTGCTGCCTGCTGTGGCAGGGATGACATCCACATTGATTTTTCATAGTGAGCGGCTCGCTGAGCTGGCTCCTCAGGGTTTTTCCTTGGCGACAGATGTTGCAGAGTGGTTGGTCCGTCAAGGAGTAGCCTTCCGCGTCGCACACGAGGTCGCTGGCGCGTGTGTGCGGGTCTGCGAGACGCGAGGTATCGAGTTATGGGAGCTCACCGATGGTGATCTGATCGCTATCTCGCCGCATCTCACTCCCGAAGTGCGCTCGGTGCTTTCGGTGGAGGGCTCCCTGGCCTCCAGGGATTCTAAGGGCGGGACGGCCCCGGTGAGAGTGGCTGAGCAGATCGCCCGGGCGTGCACAGCAGCTGAACAGGCACGTTGCTGGACTTCTGAGCAGGTCGTGGTCTGTGACTGA
- a CDS encoding DNA-3-methyladenine glycosylase yields MTDVFLTERFYARPVLEVARDLLGCVIAHSGVAVRLTEVEAYDGEHDPGSHAFRGRTPRTEAMYGPPGGLYVYFAYGMHFCANLVCRPEGQAAGVLLRAGEVVAGETVAVDRRMVRKKPSLGPDRQAIEIRPRDLACGPARLTTCLAIGRAENGLLTTSEGSAVKGLFPIDGVGRAAIMRQ; encoded by the coding sequence GTGACTGATGTTTTTTTGACGGAGCGCTTCTACGCTCGTCCAGTCCTGGAGGTCGCACGTGATCTGCTGGGATGCGTCATCGCTCATTCCGGTGTGGCGGTACGACTCACAGAGGTGGAGGCGTACGACGGTGAACACGATCCGGGATCGCATGCTTTTCGCGGGCGTACACCGCGTACAGAGGCGATGTACGGCCCACCGGGCGGCTTGTATGTTTACTTTGCCTATGGGATGCACTTCTGCGCGAACCTGGTTTGCCGACCAGAAGGACAAGCAGCAGGGGTCCTGTTGCGAGCAGGCGAAGTCGTAGCGGGTGAAACGGTGGCGGTGGATCGCCGCATGGTTCGTAAGAAGCCCTCGCTGGGTCCTGACAGGCAGGCGATTGAGATTCGTCCGCGAGATCTAGCATGTGGTCCTGCTCGTCTGACGACGTGTCTTGCGATTGGACGTGCCGAGAACGGCCTGCTCACCACATCTGAGGGGAGCGCCGTAAAGGGGCTCT